Part of the Oncorhynchus masou masou isolate Uvic2021 chromosome 24, UVic_Omas_1.1, whole genome shotgun sequence genome is shown below.
CTTGTGTTCTAAATGGTCTAATGATTGATTGATCAATTAATCATCAGTCACACACATCCCAGCTCTCACACCCTGTTCATTAACTCTGTGTGCTAGTGGCAGGTatgtctgtaacctgtctgtgtgggtctgtATCTCTCAGGTGGTCACATCAGGGATGGCCAGAGAGGATGTGCTAAGCCAGGGTAAGAGATCAACTGGTAAAATGCCTACGTGCATTGTCCGTGGTCAAACTGTAGTGATATATCATGTCTCTTTCTCCAGCTGATCCTGACACGAGGGCATGGCTGCCTTTATAGAGAAGAGACCCCCACTCTACAATGGAGAGTAACACACatggagggttgtgtgtttgttttttaaactGCAGTTGTAATATATTTTAGCATATGGATCAAGGATGGCTTTTAAGAAAGTAAAACAGACTGCCAGTTTACAGCCGATGGGGGTGTACATTCTTTATTTCAGAAACATGAAAAAATGACCCTCAGCAGCAAAATGGCATCTTAGCAAATGGCCTTCCCTTTAGAGCCACCCCACTCCCAGTTTCATGAAATACCCATACAGAAAGAGGAAACTGTCACATTAGGGGAATGCACAGACAAGACTAAACTTTCCCACAGCTTCAATCATAGTGAGATGACAACTCAAATGTAATATTCTGTCAGTATAAATGTAGAAAATACTGACTTTAGTTTACAGTTCAGTTTGTTCTGTGCATTTCTCTTGATGCCATAGAGGAGATACTTTGACCCATGCAGTGGTAGCATGCACATACAAATTGTAGGCTGATTTGAAATCAAGCATGTGGAGATTTGCCAGCAGGCATGAAATGTAGTTTCAGCCGCCATTGCATAGAGAATGAAGACGAGATCAGTAGCATATATCATTATTAGTCACAACCAGGCTCATGCTCAGGAGGGTGCAATGTACAGACCGTTGCAGATAGACAATTTTGTCATTTTGACGGCAAGGAAATAACATTTTTAGAGCGGCCATCAAAAAGCGAATGCAGCCCCTGGGGCAAAATGAGTTCAACACCCCTGGGATAGGCGTCTTTTTGGGATTGCGCTATTCTCGCTGCCTCTCCCCTTAATCGCAGAATTTTCAACACAGTTTTGCCTCCTACGTTTTCTTAAGTACCTCCTTttgaaataaacaacaaaacaTATTATATTGTTTCCAACACTTTAAACCAATCGTTAAAGACTGTACTTGAATATGGGCGATGAGAAACTACAAACACTTGTCTGGCTATAGAGGCTAGCACTTAACTCTAAGTCCTCCTGACTTCAGAGTCAGGAATGGCTCTTTGAGGTTGACGGCACAATGCGTCGATAATGAAGGGGGCTGTGATTTTGCTGGTTGGTTCTCCTCTTTCTCACTCAAACACCCAGATGCACAGCCCCCGAGCGTCACCCCCTTCAACTACAACAGTTGGATTTTCAAATCCAAACATCGAGGTCTCAAacccagaggggaaaaaaacaacaacaaaaaacattgagaaaccataaaacccgtcacaCAATTTCTGGGTGAATATTGCATTAACAAACGGCCTCCTTTCCAGACCAGGGAAGTCACAGCTCTCCCTGCGCTGTGAGTCATGTGGGCCATGTCCGTACAAACACTCCCCCTAGCatcaaacacacactcacctaTACACTGATCCAAATATGCAAGCATGCACACAGACCAGCAACCATGGAAGCACATAGAACTCAAGAAAATAAGTTTTCTTCCTACTGTGCAAAGTTGTATTGTATTAATGTATTAATGTATTAATGTTGACCAGTATATTTATTGCCATTTTTGTCCACAAGGGAAAAAAACATTACTATTAACATCATTTTTATAAACCAGGAGAACTCAAATCTTGTCCTGGATGTCCACAATACTGCTGGTTTTCATCCTAACCCTCTAATCACGGACTGATTCAGACCTGCAACCCCTGGTGAGTATACACTGTGGCAAAAATGTATCCATAAATTAATTCATACATTTATAATTATCAATTAACTACCACAGAGAAAATAACTATGGACTGTATTGTGGACCTCCATGTCTGGATTTGAATAGTCCTGCTACAAACTGGGCGAATCAAAAGATCACTCAGACAAACTTGAGCATCCTGGGAAATCACACCGTCATGTGCATATATTAGCTAATCAGCCAGAGGGGCTGATTAGGACTCTCAACCCCAGAACTGAGCTTTAAGGCTGCTACACACTTTACGCAAACGCAGCAACAGCTTCGTTTTCTAGGTACTTCTACATACTTTTGTGTGGATCCAATTTGGGAATGGCCCGTATACGACGCCCCATCACTGTTTGCGTAGGGTATGTAGTGCCCTCTAGGGGCCGAATCCAAACTTGGTGCGCCTGCAGAACTCCAACCATGAATCGATGTCAATGGTGTTAATTGATGTCGATTAGTGTGACTCTTCCAAGATGCGTGCAGGATTCGGCCCTTTCAGAGTCCAACAGGAAAGAAACAGTTAAACCATATAGTTCAACTGGTTTTCTATTCATGCTATGGACGCTGTTCACAAACAACTCATGCTTGTCTTAAGGTTTATTTTTCTTTAGTTAAATCAATCATCATTTCTTTATCCCAACAGTAGTACACTTAGTCATACTGTTGCTTTTGAACCAAACAAGAAAATAAATAACAGCAAGGTATGTGTGCAAAGAAATGCGTCGTTTCTGTTCTCTCATTCACTTTACAGCACCACCTTGTGACAGGGTGTCTTTCCTCACCCCAGTTTATAGGCGCCCACATACTAGGTTTGGTTTACGCCAAGTAGAACTCGGCGAGGCGAAGCAAATGTCTGTgcctcgcatactcccttaaaatacctttgcttgaaaaatgagaaaagaaaatgcaATATTACCGTTTCTCCCTCTTGAAACGCCGTAGCAACATAGCCACCTGCTCAATAGTCAGAAATAATCTACGAAGAATCAAGGAATCTGTAAATCATTTTGCTAaatttggtgcagtatttctcaagtgaaaaatGTGCATTAAAACTAGGTTCACTGAATGACAAACACTTCAATGAAGAATCCCGTAGTACTGTTGACTTTGGCTTGCCTCAAGAACACATTTGGTGCTCGAACAACTGGAAAAAAAACCTGCGAACTCCAATATAATCAGAAACGTAAAAATTTGGCGCAAACTGTTTCGACTGGGAAGCATGCGACAGGCTTAATGAACATGTGTGAACACACACCTCTTCCTGGACACTTGTCTTGACATTACAGGTGGAATGGGTTCTGATCAGGGTGTATCACTCtctggaggagaaagacagagcagTTTTATTGACTTTTAACATGTTTTGAAATCACACACACCAgaaatcattgtgtgtgtgtgtgtgtgtgtgtctcacctttgtgtgtgtgtgggggtgtttgTGTGGTCTGGCCGGTGCGAGCCTGGTGGCGCTGCAGGCTCTCCAGGATGCCATCAGTCAATCGCATGACATCTGCGTGTGTGTCGGGGTGTGTCTGGACCTTTTCCAGCTGCTGCAGACCTCCCTCCTCCAGCAGCATACTGCAGTACCGAGGGGCTGCAGGAGTCCAGAGAGAGTACACTCACATTGATGACGCACAGAGCAGAATATACAGAAACGTAGGACAGGTAGAAAACTATTACGCTCTATATGGAGTGTATGTGTTTCACCGTTCTTGCTGCAGACATGCTGCATGGCCCAGGCTGCCCACAGCTGGACTCCTGGGGTGTGGAAACACTCCAACAGGGGGAAAAAAGGGTTAAAGGACCTACAGAGGGGGGGATGAGATCATTAATACCCAGGCTGCATCTTAATAGTTTacagtggcttcctctcctcGTGTGTGTGCATGGAGGTCTTACCTGTAAGCCACCATCTCACACTCTGGGGTCTGCCACTTCAGGATGGCAGAGTGCTGGAGGAGGGACACGGAACACGAGAcaattattacacacacacacaggtggtatAACAACTCACAGACCTCCCCCACGTACCAGTTGTTCTAGCAGGTCAGACCTCAGTGTGATACTGAGTGTCCATGCAGCCTTTCCTCTGGAGGTGAGGTGGGCCAGTATCCCAGCAGCGAAGTAGGACACCTCCACCTCAGGGCTGTGGAGCAGGGAGCAGATGTGATCCAGAAAGCCCTGAACCATCAGCTCCTCATGCAGCTCCCCAACCTCTGCTATGTTGTTCTGGAGCGAGACAGAGCCACACAGTCAGCTCTTCCACCACTTCAAATGGGATGATTCAAACATAAAACAAACCGGTTTCATCAGTAGTTTGTCTCTGCTGAATTCACTACGACCACAAACCAGGGTTACTGACCAGTAGAATAAATACACTGTCAGTCAAAGGTTCACTATGACTCACAAGCAGCCCCAACACCTTCTGCTGGATGGAAGACTCCGAGGGGAATGactacagagagaaagaaaagggacAATAAAGAGGCGTGAGTGAGTCAACTTGCACTTCAGGCAGTAAGAAcgtcagagagagagtgttgtaaCTCCAGCACTTTGATGAACAGCTCTagggtctgtgagtgtgtgtgtgtgtactacctCCAGAACTTTAATGAACAGCTCCAGTCCCTGGTTCTCTATAAAATGGCGGCAGGTGGTTGGTGATTCGTCGGTGAGGTTCCAGAGCGCGCTCAGTGTGAACTTGAGGGTGGCATCCACCCCGCCCTGAGTCGCCTTCTGACGCACAATGTGGAGAAGTtgctgaagagagagaaagagggatagagaaaggggggTATAGACAGAGATTGTGACAATTACTGTATTTCTTTTTAAACACTGCAGATAGCGATTCTTTCGATTGGGAAGGCATGTGCCAATGGCCAGCTGTGTGAATGGAGGATGTTTGAACAGTCTCACCTTCACTATGAACAGCTCTGCTCCCAGCTGGGCTGTCTGCTCTGTAGATAACTGTATAGGAAAACACACACATCAGCAAAGACCAAACCTCAAACACATTTCTAATACCATATttgacacacactgagacatgtaggcacacacacacccctaccttGGCAGCCAGTATAGAAATGATAGCCACAGCCATCCTCTGCATGTTCTGGTCCTCATGGTTACATAGCCACTGCATCACCAGCTTAGCAGCCTCAAACCTGGATTAtagaccacacacatacacagtacaaAGGATACATGCATTGTACATACTACGTCTCTCATGAGACACAATCTTAAAGGATGAATACATCTACAGTCAAAGTCATTCAATGTGTATATCTACCTGTTGAAGGGGACCTCCTGCAGTATGCGGTCactgcacagagagagaaggcaaTTCTTTTGCAACTGGAGAAAAAGGATCCAAGATGGTGGTTAGAGCCAAAACAAAACCCCACTCAAGCCTGGTCCAGAAACAGCCCCTAGCCAGTCTGTTTACAGATGGGATGAACCTGGATGTGTAAACaatatggaggagaaggtgagagtgtgtgtgtacctgttggtGGTTCGGGAAGGTCCTCATGGCCTCCAACAGTAGTTGAGTGACTGTGCCAAGCAGTCTAACAGGCATGCCCGCTGCCAGGTCCTGCTTGGTCAGGTTAAACACACACGCACTGGCTGCCAACTGGACGTTCAGGGTGGCAGGGTGGTTCTTCATCCCCAGTATTACCAACTAGAGACAGAAGGATcgaggaagaagagggagtgaCTCATTATTTTATAAAAATGTGGACATGCTGTTGTAAGATGTATATTGAGGTGAAGGGTAGAGTAGACATTAAATAATGTTTGTGTACCTTGAGTATGTCAGGCCGTGGTTTCTCCATGACGTGAGTGAGACTGAACAGATGAAACAGAGCCTCTCTGACAAAGCCGTCTCTCTCACTGTAGCGATGCAGCGACTCACAGATCTGAGTCTCATTGGCCTCTCCTGTCACCTGCCAAACAGAGGACACATACATAGCGTGGTGCTCAGTTAGTATTGCTGCTTCCTCTACAAAGACAGAAGAAAAACAGTGAAACCCACCTTGAGGATGCCCTCTCCATTGAGGAAGTCAGAGAAGCCAGCGTCTGTAGCCAGCAGACCAACAAAGGTCATCCCTGGACGTTCCTCTACAAACGCCTTGACCGCTGCATCTGTCACCtggcataacacacacacaccaggtaaacactctacacacacagctgcaatacacactcacacaactcGAGC
Proteins encoded:
- the LOC135512950 gene encoding protein zyg-11 homolog isoform X1; translation: MDEASPASLTDLCLSYVSGNLEKFCAKHADGSLCLRDSLLFPQELADQLLAKMATEGLLNDSTVGVFRSCEYLRLRRACIRTARISAEAFQRALCPHRLLELDAARVNADLTISDILQGLASNKHCQESLQRLVLTGLTMSSLEEPSHHRFSSLQGLRSLSLANVDFYDAGLADVCSLPRLESLDLSNTSVTNLSPLLGLRERLRSLTLHQVKRLEMSTAQLLAVIGQLEALQHLDISDDKQFTSDVARQLLGEPGILPALVSLDVSGRKQVTDAAVKAFVEERPGMTFVGLLATDAGFSDFLNGEGILKVTGEANETQICESLHRYSERDGFVREALFHLFSLTHVMEKPRPDILKLVILGMKNHPATLNVQLAASACVFNLTKQDLAAGMPVRLLGTVTQLLLEAMRTFPNHQQLQKNCLLSLCSDRILQEVPFNRFEAAKLVMQWLCNHEDQNMQRMAVAIISILAAKLSTEQTAQLGAELFIVKQLLHIVRQKATQGGVDATLKFTLSALWNLTDESPTTCRHFIENQGLELFIKVLESFPSESSIQQKVLGLLVSHSEPLTDSVFILLNNIAEVGELHEELMVQGFLDHICSLLHSPEVEVSYFAAGILAHLTSRGKAAWTLSITLRSDLLEQLHSAILKWQTPECEMVAYRSFNPFFPLLECFHTPGVQLWAAWAMQHVCSKNAPRYCSMLLEEGGLQQLEKVQTHPDTHADVMRLTDGILESLQRHQARTGQTTQTPPHTHKESDTP
- the LOC135512950 gene encoding protein zyg-11 homolog isoform X2, with the translated sequence MDEASPASLTDLCLSYVSGNLEKFCAKHADGSLCLRDSLLFPQELADQLLAKMATEGLLNDSTVGVFRSCEYLRLRRACIRTARISAEAFQRALCPHRLLELDAARVNADLTISDILQGLASNKHCQESLQRLVLTGLTMSSLEEPSHHRFSSLQGLRSLSLANVDFYDAGLADVCSLPRLESLDLSNTSVTNLSPLLGLRERLRSLTLHQVKRLEMSTAQLLAVIGQLEALQHLDISDDKQFTSDVARQLLGEPGILPALVSLDVSGRKQVTDAAVKAFVEERPGMTFVGLLATDAGFSDFLNGEGILKVTGEANETQICESLHRYSERDGFVREALFHLFSLTHVMEKPRPDILKLVILGMKNHPATLNVQLAASACVFNLTKQDLAAGMPVRLLGTVTQLLLEAMRTFPNHQQLQKNCLLSLCSDRILQEVPFNRFEAAKLVMQWLCNHEDQNMQRMAVAIISILAAKLSTEQTAQLGAELFIVKQLLHIVRQKATQGGVDATLKFTLSALWNLTDESPTTCRHFIENQGLELFIKVLESFPSESSIQQKVLGLLNNIAEVGELHEELMVQGFLDHICSLLHSPEVEVSYFAAGILAHLTSRGKAAWTLSITLRSDLLEQLHSAILKWQTPECEMVAYRSFNPFFPLLECFHTPGVQLWAAWAMQHVCSKNAPRYCSMLLEEGGLQQLEKVQTHPDTHADVMRLTDGILESLQRHQARTGQTTQTPPHTHKESDTP